A part of Lacerta agilis isolate rLacAgi1 chromosome 7, rLacAgi1.pri, whole genome shotgun sequence genomic DNA contains:
- the LOC117049417 gene encoding lymphocyte antigen 6E-like: MKTLLVALLVAILCAGKAHSFFCYRCENEPSNWNCLKPYKCSEQDQFCTTVTSTAGTGKNSVYQLSKRCTPTCTESFIDTGLTSVSTKCCSTSFCNISGATSIKTSGLLMAVGVLASFFYIFQSVL, from the exons ATGAAGACTCTGTTGGTTGCCTTGCTGGTGGCTATCTTATGCGCCGGAAAAG CCCACTCCTTTTTTTGCTACAGGTGCGAAAATGAGCCTTCCAACTGGAACTGTTTAAAACCATATAAGTGCTCAGAACAGGATCAGTTCTGTACCACAGTCACTTCCACTGCAGGAACGG GCAAGAACTCCGTGTACCAGCTTAGCAAGAGATGCACCCCAACCTGTACAGAGAGCTTCATTGACACAGGCCTGACGAGCGTTTCCACCAAGTGCTGCAGCACTTCCTTCTGCAACATCAGCGGGGCCACCAGCATCAAGACCAGCGGCCTGCTGATGGCCGTGGGTGTCCTGGCCAGTTTTTTCTACATCTTCCAATCCGTCTTGTGA